A single genomic interval of Sphingopyxis sp. CCNWLW2 harbors:
- a CDS encoding helix-turn-helix transcriptional regulator: MRASRLLSILMLLQLRGRLTAADLAAEFEVSERTIYRDIDALSAAGVPVYGDRGPGGGFELLGGYRTRLTGLSAGEAEAMAMIGLPGPAAELGIGAAASAARNKLLIALPGGGGALADRMAARFHLDAVDWYRSGEALPHLPAIARAVLDERRLSMRYESWQGVRDWTVDPLGLVLKAGIWYLAARGGGKIRIFRIANIEDLVAGDTPFERPADFHLASWWQAEQARFEAELFGTTATLRASPDGCKRLAAQSPRGAEAVAGAGAGIPAADGWREMTMQVEDSDHGARDMLALGAEVEVAAPESFRRRIAALAEQIAARHR; the protein is encoded by the coding sequence ATGCGCGCGAGCCGCCTCCTTTCGATCCTGATGCTGCTGCAATTGCGCGGGCGGCTGACCGCGGCCGATCTCGCCGCCGAGTTCGAAGTGTCCGAACGTACGATCTACCGGGATATCGACGCGCTCTCCGCGGCGGGGGTGCCCGTCTATGGCGATCGCGGACCCGGCGGCGGGTTCGAGCTGCTGGGCGGCTATCGCACGCGCCTCACCGGGCTGTCGGCCGGCGAGGCCGAGGCGATGGCGATGATCGGCCTGCCCGGCCCGGCGGCGGAGCTGGGGATCGGCGCCGCAGCCAGCGCCGCGCGCAACAAATTGCTCATCGCGCTCCCGGGCGGCGGCGGCGCGCTTGCCGACCGGATGGCGGCGCGGTTCCACCTCGACGCGGTCGACTGGTATCGCAGCGGCGAAGCCTTGCCGCACCTTCCCGCGATCGCGCGCGCGGTACTCGACGAGCGGCGTTTGTCGATGCGCTACGAAAGCTGGCAGGGCGTGCGCGACTGGACGGTCGATCCGCTCGGCCTCGTGCTGAAAGCCGGCATCTGGTATCTCGCAGCGCGCGGCGGCGGGAAGATCCGCATCTTCCGGATCGCGAATATCGAGGACCTGGTGGCGGGCGACACGCCCTTCGAGCGCCCCGCCGATTTCCATCTCGCAAGCTGGTGGCAGGCTGAACAGGCGCGGTTCGAGGCCGAGCTGTTCGGAACGACCGCGACCCTCCGTGCCTCGCCCGACGGCTGCAAACGGCTCGCCGCGCAGTCGCCGCGCGGCGCCGAAGCGGTCGCGGGTGCGGGTGCGGGCATACCCGCCGCCGATGGCTGGCGCGAAATGACGATGCAGGTCGAGGACAGCGACCATGGCGCACGCGACATGCTCGCGCTCGGCGCCGAGGTCGAGGTGGCGGCGCCGGAGAGCTTCCGCCGCCGTATTGCGGCACTCGCCGAACAGATCGCGGCGCGGCACCGCTGA
- a CDS encoding cyclopropane-fatty-acyl-phospholipid synthase family protein, with protein sequence MSILAPFLSRVVRQGRLTVIAPDGAEEHFGTPAPGFPELTLRFASRAGMRRIILDPRLGAAEAFMDGDMRIEGGDIMDLIGLIRMNTPWDRGAALKDKTWLGRRAEWVKTRIGSINRQRRSRANVKHHYDIGNDLYRLFLDDDMQYSCAYWPRPDMTLEEAQAAKKAHIAAKLALKPGQRVLDIGCGWGGMAITLAKLEAVEVLGITLSEQQLTLARQRAEAAGVADRVTFELIDYRDLAAREAGRFDRIVSVGMFEHVGAPNFERFFRAAANLMTADGVMLLHTIGRFGRPGSTDAFTRKYIFPGGYIPALSETLAASEKSRLIATDIETLRLHYALTLRQWYARTLAHEAEITAMMGTRFFRMWTFYLAGATSAFESGGMGNYQIQFARSRHALPLTRDYIAAAEEDFGARWV encoded by the coding sequence ATGTCGATCCTAGCTCCATTTCTTTCCCGCGTGGTGCGTCAGGGGCGGCTGACCGTTATTGCACCCGATGGCGCCGAGGAACATTTCGGCACGCCAGCCCCCGGATTTCCCGAGCTCACCCTTCGTTTCGCGAGCCGCGCCGGGATGCGCCGCATCATCCTCGACCCGCGGCTTGGCGCGGCCGAAGCCTTCATGGACGGCGACATGCGGATCGAGGGCGGCGACATCATGGACCTGATCGGCCTGATCCGCATGAACACGCCATGGGATCGCGGCGCGGCGCTCAAGGACAAGACGTGGCTCGGTCGACGCGCCGAATGGGTGAAGACGCGGATCGGTTCGATCAACCGCCAGCGCCGGTCGCGCGCCAACGTCAAGCACCACTACGACATTGGCAACGACCTCTATCGCCTCTTCCTCGACGACGACATGCAATATAGCTGCGCTTACTGGCCGCGGCCGGACATGACACTGGAGGAAGCGCAGGCTGCGAAAAAGGCGCATATCGCCGCCAAGCTCGCGCTTAAACCCGGCCAGCGCGTGCTCGACATCGGTTGCGGCTGGGGCGGGATGGCGATCACGCTGGCGAAGCTTGAGGCGGTCGAAGTGCTCGGTATCACCTTATCGGAGCAGCAACTTACGCTGGCCCGCCAGCGCGCCGAGGCGGCGGGGGTCGCCGACCGCGTCACATTCGAGCTGATCGACTATCGCGACCTTGCCGCGCGCGAGGCGGGGCGGTTCGACCGCATCGTTTCGGTCGGGATGTTCGAACATGTTGGCGCGCCGAATTTCGAGCGCTTCTTTCGCGCCGCCGCCAACCTGATGACCGCCGACGGGGTGATGCTGCTCCACACGATCGGGCGTTTCGGCAGGCCGGGGTCGACCGACGCCTTCACGCGCAAATATATCTTTCCCGGCGGCTATATCCCCGCGCTCAGCGAGACGCTGGCGGCGAGCGAGAAGAGCCGGCTGATCGCCACCGATATCGAGACGCTGCGGCTGCATTACGCGCTCACGCTGCGCCAATGGTATGCGCGCACGCTCGCGCACGAGGCCGAAATCACCGCCATGATGGGGACACGTTTCTTTCGCATGTGGACCTTCTACCTAGCGGGCGCGACGTCGGCCTTCGAAAGCGGCGGGATGGGCAATTACCAGATCCAGTTCGCGCGCAGCCGCCACGCGCTGCCCTTGACGCGCGATTATATCGCGGCGGCCGAGGAGGATTTTGGCGCACGCTGGGTGTGA
- the lgt gene encoding prolipoprotein diacylglyceryl transferase codes for MFLFATLAEATQYVNFHDLMGENSEIAFSVFGLPIRWYALAYLAGIFVGYWYLLKLIAQPGAPMARRHADDMIFYAMLGIILGGRLGYVLFYNLGNYLEKPLEIFKLWDGGMSLHGGVIGVLIAIWYVTRKEKLSFLRFCDYVACVVPFGLFFGRLANFVNGELWGRATTVPWAIIFPGSGTMDPRHPSQLYEAGLEGLLMMAVLAFFFWRTDARYKPGFLFGMAAIIYGLSRFAVEFVREPDVQLGTLSWGLTMGQTLTVPMLLIGFWLVATAKGRRQRVEPVAGLDSVA; via the coding sequence ATGTTTCTTTTTGCAACCTTAGCCGAAGCAACGCAATATGTGAACTTCCACGATCTGATGGGTGAAAACTCCGAGATCGCGTTCAGCGTCTTCGGCCTGCCGATCCGCTGGTACGCCCTCGCCTATCTCGCCGGGATTTTCGTCGGCTACTGGTATCTTTTGAAGCTGATCGCACAGCCCGGCGCCCCGATGGCGCGGCGCCACGCCGACGACATGATCTTCTATGCGATGCTCGGGATCATCCTCGGCGGCCGGCTCGGCTATGTGCTCTTCTACAACCTCGGCAATTATCTCGAAAAGCCGCTCGAGATCTTCAAGCTATGGGACGGCGGCATGTCGCTCCACGGCGGCGTGATCGGCGTGCTGATCGCGATCTGGTATGTGACGCGCAAGGAAAAGCTCAGTTTCCTGCGCTTCTGCGATTATGTCGCGTGCGTCGTCCCGTTCGGGCTTTTCTTCGGCCGCCTCGCCAATTTCGTGAACGGCGAGCTGTGGGGCCGCGCGACGACGGTGCCCTGGGCGATCATCTTTCCGGGCAGCGGCACGATGGACCCGCGCCACCCGAGCCAGCTTTACGAAGCGGGCCTCGAAGGCCTGCTGATGATGGCGGTCCTCGCCTTCTTCTTCTGGCGCACCGATGCGCGCTACAAGCCCGGCTTCCTGTTCGGCATGGCGGCGATCATCTATGGCCTCAGCCGCTTTGCGGTCGAGTTCGTGCGCGAGCCCGACGTTCAGCTCGGCACGCTGTCGTGGGGGCTCACGATGGGGCAGACGCTGACCGTGCCGATGCTGCTGATCGGTTTCTGGCTCGTCGCCACCGCGAAGGGCCGCCGCCAGCGGGTCGAACCGGTCGCCGGACTCGACAGCGTTGCGTGA
- a CDS encoding molybdopterin-dependent oxidoreductase, with translation MSEIILPRRQLIARAGGLVAAAGALPLLSGCDAINDAPAVRKILSMGEEMNRASQRALIDRNALAREFGRADLSPYFRPNGTRLPAGAAYAVHAASGFADWRVKVTGLVARPLSLSLADIRAMPQRTQITRHDCVEGWSAIGQWTGPQLRDILAAAGVKDRARYIVFRCADRLGDTLYYESCDMVDALHPQTIMAWALNGAVVPIANGAPLRLRIERQLGYKHAKYVNAIEAVASLDQIGAGKGGYWEDRIDYEWYAGI, from the coding sequence GTGAGCGAAATCATCCTGCCGCGCCGTCAACTCATTGCGCGCGCCGGCGGGCTCGTCGCGGCAGCGGGTGCGTTGCCGCTGCTTTCGGGCTGCGATGCGATCAACGACGCGCCCGCGGTGCGCAAGATCTTGTCGATGGGCGAGGAGATGAACCGCGCCAGCCAGCGCGCGCTGATCGACCGCAATGCGCTCGCGCGCGAGTTCGGCCGCGCCGACCTGTCGCCCTATTTTCGGCCCAACGGCACGCGCCTGCCCGCGGGGGCCGCCTATGCCGTGCACGCCGCGAGCGGCTTTGCCGACTGGCGCGTCAAGGTGACCGGGCTCGTCGCGCGGCCGCTGTCTTTGTCGCTGGCTGACATTCGCGCGATGCCGCAGCGCACGCAGATCACGCGCCACGACTGCGTCGAAGGGTGGAGCGCGATCGGGCAATGGACCGGCCCGCAACTGCGCGATATCCTCGCCGCTGCCGGCGTGAAGGACCGCGCGCGCTATATCGTCTTTCGCTGCGCCGACCGGCTCGGCGATACGCTCTATTATGAAAGCTGCGACATGGTCGATGCGCTGCACCCGCAGACGATCATGGCGTGGGCACTCAACGGCGCGGTGGTGCCGATCGCGAACGGCGCGCCGCTGCGCCTGCGCATCGAGCGCCAGCTCGGCTACAAGCACGCCAAATATGTGAATGCGATCGAGGCGGTCGCCAGCCTCGATCAGATCGGCGCGGGCAAGGGCGGTTATTGGGAAGACCGGATCGATTATGAATGGTATGCTGGAATCTGA
- a CDS encoding class I adenylate-forming enzyme family protein yields the protein MPSALDLRLEAAYNLITGPGGPIQLGTVERFGHQLPFISNAPTNLADYVAFFAAQHGDATFLVEGDERLSFKQVYMAARQVAAGLVEGHGVQRGDRVGLAMRNANAWCVSYIGILMAGGCATLLNGWWQGGELAAGILDSEAKLVIADVQRAARLEGIEHGAKIVTLDITQPIDQAIAPITGAGGSAATVLPTLTGQDLATILFTSGSTGQSKGAYSRHEAICQAIFNYVTQTASIVHLLTEDGQMSDIQPATLICTPLFHVTAEVPVFLQSFALGRKLVLMPKWNADEAMRLIQDEQCNYFVGVPLMSYEILVSPNRKNYDLSTCKSYAGGGAPRPPEHVRRLAAEMGEAKPLLGYGLTETNAVGCGIINENYVAKPMSTGPASKPLVDLAILDDNGEPVAEGGVGEVCIRSVCNFEGYWNNEAATKAAFFDNGYFRSGDLGYLDEDGYLFIVDRKKDIIIRGGENISCQEVEAAIYEHAEVNECAVFGLPDERLGECVGAVVWMKPGSSVTAEELVAFLSARLAPYKVPCQIWMSNDALPKLGSEKIDKVSLRSQYREEYAAKVVA from the coding sequence ATGCCATCTGCGCTCGATTTGCGCCTGGAAGCCGCCTATAATCTGATCACCGGTCCGGGCGGACCGATCCAGCTCGGGACCGTCGAACGCTTCGGCCACCAGCTTCCCTTCATCTCCAACGCGCCGACCAATCTAGCCGACTATGTTGCATTTTTTGCCGCGCAGCATGGCGACGCGACCTTCCTCGTCGAAGGCGACGAGCGGCTGTCGTTCAAACAGGTTTATATGGCGGCGCGGCAGGTCGCGGCGGGGCTGGTCGAAGGCCATGGCGTCCAGCGCGGCGACCGCGTCGGGCTCGCGATGCGCAACGCCAATGCGTGGTGTGTTTCCTATATCGGCATTTTGATGGCGGGTGGCTGCGCGACCTTGCTCAACGGCTGGTGGCAGGGCGGCGAGCTTGCGGCGGGCATCCTCGACAGCGAAGCGAAGCTCGTCATCGCCGACGTCCAGCGCGCGGCGCGGCTCGAAGGAATCGAGCATGGCGCGAAGATCGTCACGCTCGACATCACCCAGCCGATCGATCAGGCGATCGCGCCGATCACCGGCGCGGGCGGCAGCGCGGCGACCGTGCTGCCAACGCTGACCGGGCAGGATCTGGCGACGATCCTCTTCACCTCGGGCTCGACGGGCCAGTCGAAGGGGGCCTATTCGCGCCACGAAGCCATATGTCAGGCGATCTTCAACTATGTCACGCAGACCGCGAGCATCGTCCATCTGCTGACCGAAGACGGGCAAATGTCGGACATCCAGCCGGCGACCTTGATCTGCACCCCGCTGTTCCACGTCACCGCCGAAGTCCCGGTCTTCCTGCAAAGCTTCGCATTGGGGCGCAAACTGGTGCTGATGCCCAAGTGGAACGCCGACGAGGCGATGCGCCTGATCCAGGACGAGCAATGCAATTATTTCGTCGGCGTCCCGCTGATGAGCTATGAAATCCTCGTCAGTCCGAACCGCAAGAATTACGACCTGTCGACGTGTAAGAGCTACGCCGGCGGCGGCGCGCCGCGCCCGCCCGAACATGTCCGCCGCCTTGCGGCCGAAATGGGCGAGGCGAAGCCGTTGCTCGGTTATGGCCTCACCGAAACCAACGCGGTCGGTTGCGGCATCATCAACGAAAATTACGTCGCCAAGCCGATGTCGACCGGCCCCGCGTCGAAGCCGCTCGTCGACCTCGCGATCCTCGACGACAATGGCGAGCCGGTCGCTGAGGGCGGCGTCGGCGAAGTCTGCATCCGTTCGGTGTGCAATTTCGAAGGCTATTGGAACAATGAGGCGGCAACGAAGGCGGCCTTCTTCGACAATGGTTATTTTCGGTCGGGCGACCTCGGCTATCTCGACGAGGACGGCTATCTGTTCATCGTCGATCGCAAGAAGGACATCATCATCCGCGGCGGCGAAAATATCAGCTGCCAGGAAGTCGAGGCCGCGATTTACGAACATGCCGAGGTTAATGAATGCGCGGTGTTCGGCCTTCCCGACGAGCGTCTCGGCGAGTGCGTCGGCGCGGTCGTGTGGATGAAGCCCGGCAGCAGCGTGACGGCGGAAGAGCTGGTTGCGTTCCTCAGCGCGCGGCTCGCGCCGTACAAGGTGCCGTGCCAGATCTGGATGTCGAACGACGCGCTGCCCAAGCTCGGCAGCGAAAAGATCGACAAGGTCAGCTTGCGGAGCCAGTATCGCGAGGAATATGCCGCGAAGGTGGTCGCGTAA
- a CDS encoding threonine aldolase family protein, translating to MATRFFSDNAATVHPAVMDALVAANQVDTAYDGDALSQSLDATFSELFETDCEVVWIATGTAANSIILGHFVRPWQGILCYEEAHIEVDECGAPTFYSGGAKLMPLPGRGAKIETEALRTRIAGIRRDVHQVQPAAVSITNATEYGLAWRPEEIGEISEIAKGAGMKLHMDGARFANAVAFLGCAPADVTWRAGVDALSFGFTKNGAMMAEAIVFFGGSGGAGVRELKKRGGHLLSKGRFVAAQIRAMLSDDLWLANARAANAGAAKLAAACGGRLMHPVEANELFVRLTAEEAAKLRGAGFDFYDWGEGAARLVVSWDQDAEAVAPLAAAIGSL from the coding sequence ATGGCGACCCGATTTTTCTCCGACAATGCCGCGACGGTCCATCCCGCGGTAATGGACGCGCTGGTGGCGGCCAACCAGGTCGATACGGCCTATGACGGCGATGCGCTCAGCCAATCGCTCGATGCAACGTTTTCGGAACTTTTCGAAACGGATTGTGAGGTTGTCTGGATCGCGACGGGCACGGCGGCGAACAGCATCATCCTTGGCCATTTCGTGCGGCCATGGCAGGGAATCCTCTGTTACGAGGAAGCGCATATCGAGGTCGACGAATGCGGGGCGCCGACCTTTTATTCGGGCGGTGCCAAGCTGATGCCGCTGCCCGGGCGCGGCGCGAAGATCGAGACCGAAGCGCTGAGGACGCGCATCGCCGGCATCCGGCGCGACGTGCATCAGGTCCAGCCGGCCGCGGTCAGTATCACCAATGCCACCGAATATGGCCTCGCCTGGCGCCCAGAGGAAATCGGCGAGATCAGCGAGATCGCGAAGGGCGCGGGCATGAAGCTCCATATGGATGGCGCGCGTTTTGCCAACGCCGTCGCTTTCCTCGGCTGTGCGCCTGCCGATGTGACGTGGCGCGCCGGGGTCGATGCGCTGTCGTTCGGTTTCACCAAAAATGGTGCGATGATGGCCGAGGCGATCGTCTTTTTCGGCGGCAGCGGCGGGGCCGGGGTGCGCGAACTCAAGAAGCGCGGCGGCCATTTGCTCAGCAAGGGGCGATTCGTCGCGGCGCAGATCCGCGCGATGCTGAGCGATGACCTGTGGCTCGCCAATGCACGCGCCGCGAACGCGGGCGCGGCGAAGCTCGCGGCGGCGTGCGGCGGGCGCTTGATGCACCCGGTCGAGGCGAACGAGCTGTTCGTGCGCCTGACCGCCGAGGAAGCCGCGAAGCTGCGCGGCGCCGGGTTCGATTTCTACGACTGGGGCGAAGGCGCGGCGCGCCTCGTCGTCAGCTGGGATCAGGACGCCGAGGCAGTCGCGCCGCTGGCGGCCGCGATCGGCTCGCTGTGA
- a CDS encoding class I SAM-dependent methyltransferase, producing the protein MTVADFIAAANSHYYATRDPLGAAGDFTTAPEISQMFGEMVGVWIADLWSRAGSPAFRYIELGPGRGTLAADALRAMARFGCTPQGVHLVETSPTLRAAQLARLPAAIHHDDIDDLPDDGAAIIIANEFFDALPVHQYIRTIDGWRERMVERSDGKLVAMPGDVPADDSVPAMLRAGRVGSIVETAPVSAAVMQRCAFRLARQGGAMLVIDYGYQGPAAGDTLQAVKAHQFTDPFADPGEADLTTHVDFTALSDAARRAGVGIAGPVGQGAWLQALGIDARATALANAAPARASEIAGQRDRLVAPQAMGELFKVMAASAPGWPRPEGFGAKAAA; encoded by the coding sequence ATGACCGTCGCCGATTTCATCGCCGCGGCGAACAGCCATTATTATGCGACCCGCGACCCGCTCGGCGCCGCGGGCGATTTCACCACCGCGCCCGAAATCAGCCAGATGTTCGGCGAGATGGTCGGCGTCTGGATCGCCGATCTGTGGTCGCGCGCGGGCAGCCCGGCGTTTCGCTATATCGAGCTCGGTCCCGGCCGCGGCACGCTCGCTGCCGACGCGCTGCGCGCGATGGCGCGCTTCGGCTGCACGCCGCAGGGCGTCCATCTGGTCGAGACGAGCCCGACGCTCCGCGCGGCGCAGCTGGCGCGCCTGCCCGCCGCGATCCATCATGACGATATCGACGACCTGCCCGACGATGGCGCCGCGATCATCATCGCCAATGAATTTTTCGACGCCCTGCCGGTGCATCAATATATCCGCACCATCGACGGCTGGCGCGAGCGGATGGTCGAACGCAGCGACGGAAAGCTGGTCGCGATGCCGGGCGATGTTCCTGCCGACGACAGCGTCCCCGCGATGCTGCGGGCCGGCCGCGTGGGAAGCATCGTCGAGACCGCGCCCGTGTCGGCGGCGGTCATGCAGCGCTGCGCTTTCCGCCTCGCGCGGCAGGGCGGCGCGATGCTGGTGATCGACTATGGCTATCAGGGACCCGCGGCGGGCGACACGCTGCAGGCGGTGAAGGCGCATCAATTCACCGATCCCTTCGCCGATCCGGGCGAGGCCGACCTCACGACGCATGTCGACTTCACCGCGCTTTCCGATGCAGCCAGGCGCGCCGGCGTCGGTATCGCCGGCCCGGTCGGCCAGGGCGCATGGCTTCAGGCACTCGGCATCGACGCGCGGGCGACAGCACTGGCAAATGCCGCACCCGCCCGCGCCAGCGAAATCGCGGGCCAGCGCGACCGGCTTGTCGCGCCGCAAGCGATGGGCGAATTGTTCAAGGTCATGGCTGCCTCCGCCCCCGGCTGGCCGCGACCCGAAGGTTTCGGGGCAAAGGCAGCAGCATGA
- a CDS encoding cytochrome b/b6 domain-containing protein yields the protein MAEAENPVAPLKPAPPVRVYRHRLPARIWHWVNAVTLLILLMSGLMIFNAHPRLYWGEYGANFDRAWLVIGSTPDSGYLRIGDYRIDTTGVLGRWTDAKGAEKTWAFPGWATIPTSYSLADGRRWHLLFAWVLSIGLTLYMLWTLVGGHLRKDLHIRRAEWSPRHIWHDAKEHARLRFPRGQAAACYGILQKLSYIGVIFILLPLMIATGLTMSPGMNAAWPWLLDVFGGRQSARSIHFVAAWALVLFFLVHIAMVLLAGPVNELRSMVTGWFRLPPEREERA from the coding sequence ATGGCCGAGGCTGAAAATCCCGTCGCTCCCCTCAAGCCCGCGCCGCCGGTGCGCGTCTATCGCCACCGGCTGCCGGCGCGCATCTGGCACTGGGTGAATGCCGTCACTCTGCTCATCCTGTTGATGAGCGGGCTGATGATCTTCAACGCGCATCCGCGGCTCTATTGGGGCGAATATGGTGCGAATTTCGACCGCGCCTGGCTGGTGATCGGTTCGACACCGGACAGCGGCTATTTGCGCATAGGCGATTATCGGATCGATACGACGGGCGTGCTCGGCCGCTGGACCGATGCAAAGGGTGCCGAAAAGACGTGGGCCTTTCCCGGCTGGGCGACGATCCCAACGAGCTACAGCCTTGCGGACGGGCGGCGCTGGCACCTGCTGTTTGCGTGGGTGCTCTCGATCGGGCTGACGCTCTATATGCTCTGGACGCTGGTCGGCGGACATTTGCGCAAGGATCTGCACATCCGCCGCGCCGAATGGTCGCCCCGGCATATCTGGCACGATGCGAAGGAGCATGCGCGGCTGCGCTTTCCGCGTGGGCAAGCGGCGGCGTGTTACGGCATCCTGCAGAAGTTGAGCTATATCGGGGTGATATTCATCCTGCTGCCGCTGATGATCGCAACCGGCCTCACCATGTCGCCCGGGATGAACGCTGCGTGGCCATGGTTGCTCGATGTCTTCGGCGGGCGGCAGTCGGCGCGCTCGATCCATTTCGTCGCCGCCTGGGCGCTCGTCCTCTTCTTCCTCGTCCATATCGCGATGGTGCTGCTCGCGGGGCCGGTCAACGAGCTACGCTCGATGGTCACCGGATGGTTCCGCCTGCCGCCCGAGCGGGAGGAACGCGCGTGA
- a CDS encoding DoxX family protein, which translates to MARFPNLKKLDKFENIFLLGFRLLVGIFLIYGTWDNISSAARMAEFAAFLKSHGFMFPKIMAPLSVWAQFLCGVAFCAGVLVRWAGLVCAFNFLVAIVMVDAAGGIRASFPSAMLIAFGLYIAARGAGSLALQRS; encoded by the coding sequence ATGGCTCGCTTCCCGAATCTGAAGAAACTGGACAAGTTCGAGAATATATTCTTGCTCGGCTTTCGGCTGCTTGTCGGAATTTTTTTGATCTATGGAACGTGGGATAATATCTCCAGTGCCGCGCGGATGGCGGAGTTCGCAGCGTTTCTGAAATCGCACGGGTTCATGTTCCCGAAAATCATGGCACCCCTGTCGGTCTGGGCCCAATTTCTTTGCGGCGTGGCATTTTGTGCGGGCGTTCTTGTGCGTTGGGCGGGCCTTGTCTGTGCATTCAACTTCCTGGTCGCGATTGTCATGGTGGATGCTGCGGGAGGGATCCGGGCGAGCTTCCCGAGCGCGATGCTGATCGCCTTCGGGCTTTACATTGCGGCGCGCGGCGCGGGTTCGCTGGCGTTGCAGCGCAGCTAG
- a CDS encoding argininosuccinate synthase has translation MSESFKRVVLAYSGGLDTSVILKWLQVTYGCEVVTFTADLGQGEEIEPARAKAELMGVKPEHIYIDDVREEFVRDFVFPMMRANARYEGDYLLGTSIARPLISKRLIEIAKETGADAVAHGATGKGNDQVRFELSAYALNPDIKVIAPWREWDLTSRTALIDFAEKNQIPVPKDKRGESPFSTDANLLHTSSEGKVLEDPWEETPDYVYSRTVNPEDAPDTPEYITIDFERGDGVALNGQAMSPATLLAALNDLGRKHGIGRLDLVENRFVGMKSRGMYETPGGEIYARAHRGIESITLDRGAAHLKDELMPKYAELIYNGFWFAPEREMLQAAIDHSQATVTGTVRLKLYKGNASVVGRKSPFSLYSERHVTFEDDAGAYDQKDAAGFIKLNALRLRLLAKRDH, from the coding sequence ATGTCCGAGTCCTTCAAGCGCGTCGTCCTCGCCTATTCGGGCGGCCTCGATACCAGCGTCATCCTGAAGTGGCTGCAGGTCACCTATGGCTGCGAGGTCGTGACCTTCACCGCCGACCTCGGGCAGGGCGAAGAGATCGAGCCGGCGCGCGCCAAGGCCGAGCTGATGGGCGTGAAGCCCGAGCATATCTATATCGACGATGTGCGCGAAGAATTCGTCCGCGACTTCGTCTTCCCGATGATGCGCGCCAACGCGCGCTACGAGGGCGATTACCTCCTCGGCACCTCGATCGCGCGCCCGCTGATTTCGAAGCGTCTCATCGAGATCGCCAAGGAAACCGGCGCCGACGCGGTTGCGCACGGTGCGACGGGCAAGGGCAATGATCAGGTCCGCTTCGAGCTGTCGGCCTATGCGCTCAACCCCGACATCAAGGTGATCGCGCCGTGGCGCGAATGGGATCTGACGAGCCGCACCGCGCTGATCGACTTCGCCGAAAAGAACCAGATTCCGGTGCCGAAGGACAAGCGCGGCGAAAGCCCGTTCTCGACCGACGCTAACCTCCTCCACACCTCGTCGGAGGGCAAGGTGCTCGAGGATCCGTGGGAAGAGACCCCCGACTATGTCTATTCGCGCACGGTGAACCCCGAGGATGCGCCCGACACTCCCGAATATATCACGATCGATTTCGAGCGCGGCGACGGCGTCGCGCTGAACGGGCAGGCGATGTCGCCCGCGACCTTGCTCGCGGCATTGAACGACCTCGGCCGCAAGCATGGCATCGGCCGCCTCGACCTCGTCGAGAACCGCTTCGTCGGCATGAAGTCGCGCGGCATGTACGAGACGCCGGGCGGCGAAATCTATGCGCGTGCGCACCGCGGCATCGAAAGCATCACGCTCGACCGCGGCGCGGCGCACCTCAAGGACGAGCTGATGCCGAAATATGCCGAGCTCATCTACAACGGCTTTTGGTTCGCGCCCGAGCGCGAGATGCTGCAGGCGGCGATCGACCACAGCCAGGCGACCGTCACCGGCACCGTCCGTCTCAAGCTCTACAAGGGCAACGCCAGCGTCGTCGGCCGCAAGTCGCCGTTCAGCCTCTACAGCGAACGCCATGTGACCTTCGAGGACGATGCCGGCGCCTATGACCAGAAGGATGCGGCGGGCTTCATCAAGTTGAATGCGCTGCGCCTCAGGCTGCTCGCCAAGCGCGACCACTGA
- a CDS encoding DUF1801 domain-containing protein, giving the protein MGKAEIKTKATDVTVADFIATVPDTRRREEAEVIDAMHRRVTGLDPKMWGPSIIGYGSYDYLYDSGRSGTMCRAGFSPRKAAMTLYLMGHYSDRQPEADALLAKLGKYKNGKSCLYVNKLADVDLAVLEKLVVLSWDVMNERYPD; this is encoded by the coding sequence ATGGGCAAAGCCGAGATCAAGACCAAAGCCACCGACGTGACCGTCGCCGATTTCATCGCGACCGTCCCCGATACACGGCGCCGCGAGGAGGCCGAGGTGATCGATGCGATGCACCGGCGTGTCACGGGGCTCGATCCGAAAATGTGGGGGCCGTCGATCATCGGCTATGGCAGCTATGACTATCTATACGACAGCGGCCGTTCGGGGACGATGTGCCGCGCCGGCTTCAGCCCGCGCAAGGCGGCGATGACGCTCTATCTGATGGGCCATTATAGCGATCGCCAACCCGAGGCCGACGCGCTGCTCGCCAAGCTCGGCAAATATAAGAACGGCAAATCGTGTCTTTACGTCAACAAGCTCGCCGACGTCGACCTGGCGGTTCTCGAAAAGCTCGTCGTGCTGAGCTGGGACGTGATGAACGAAAGATATCCGGATTGA